In Quercus lobata isolate SW786 chromosome 12, ValleyOak3.0 Primary Assembly, whole genome shotgun sequence, a genomic segment contains:
- the LOC115971180 gene encoding N-terminal acetyltransferase B complex catalytic subunit NAA20, translating to MTTIRRFCCNDLLRFTSVNLDHLTETFNMSFYMTYLARWPDYFHVAEAPGNRIMGYIMGKVEGQGECWHGHVTAVTVAPEYRRQQLAKKLMNLLEDISDKIDKAYFVDLFVRASNTPAIKMYEKLGYVIYRRVLRYYSGEEDGLDMRKALSRDVEKKSIIPLKRPITPDELEYD from the exons atgacGACGATACGCAGATTTTGCTGCAACGATCTTCTTCGCTTCACTTCGGTCAACCTAGACCACCTCACTGAAACC TTCAACATGTCCTTCTACATGACCTATTTAGCAAGATGGCCCGACTATTTCCATGTCGCCGAAGCCCCCGGTAACCGAATCATGGGATACA TTATGGGAAAAGTTGAAGGGCAAGGGGAGTGTTGGCATGGTCATGTAACTGCGGTAACCGTTGCTCCAGAATATAGGAGGCAGCAATTAGCCAAGAAACTGATGAACCTGTTAGAAGATATCAGTGACAAGAT TGACAAGGCTTACTTTGTTGATCTTTTTGTTAGAGCATCAAACACACCTGCAATAAAGATGTATGAAAAG CTTGGGTATGTAATCTATAGAAGAGTGCTACGCTATTATTCTGGGGAGGAAGATGGGTTAG ATATGAGGAAAGCATTATCTCGGGATGTTGAAAAGAAGTCCATCATCCCCCTTAAACGGCCAATTACTCCTGATGAATTAGAGTATGATTAG